The stretch of DNA taatttttccatgTAGTTACGAAAAGACATGTACGAGAAAATGATACAAGTGGACCCATCTGCACCAAGTGCTGAGGAACGTCGAGTGCAAGGAGTCACAAAACCAAGATACATGGTCTGGCGTGAAACGATTTCCAGTACAGCTACGTTAGGCTTCCGCGTAGAAGGTATTAAACTTGCTCATGGAGGTTCGTCGAAAGACTTCAAAACGACGAGGACTCGGGAACAGGTTTGTCGATAGCTTACCAATGAATTAAGTTGATAGATCATAATAGTAATCTGATTTTAAAATCggctttttaattaattaggtTACGGAGGCGCTGAGACGTTTCGTGGAAGGCTATCAACACGCTGTACCCAAGTATATCCAACGTCTAAAGGCGATTAGAACTACGCTGAAAGCATCGCCGTTCTTTGCCTCGCATGAAGTTGTCGGGTCTAGCTTGTTGTTCGTTCACGATACCAAAAATGCTGGCATTTGGATGATTGATTTTGCTAAAACGTTACCTCTACCACAACATTTGCCAAGGATTTGTCACGATGCCGAGTGGAAAGTCGGAAATCATGAAGATGGATACTTGATAGGTGTGAACAATCTAATAGACATATTCCAAGATATATGGAACTCCGAGGAAACATAATTATATGGACCATTTCTTTTGGAAATAAGTTGACACTACAGCGAAGAGGATATTGAGTTAAACGAACATCATGCACTCTTAACTTTGTGAACATAAATGCGCCTTTTGTTCAGGTGCTTTTTCTTCTGTATCTTTTTCTATGAATCTATACTTCGtatttcgtgaaattttgTACATAGATCAATGACTTTTGTAATGATGTCTTTCGTATGATATCCTCTTACCAGAAAACGGACCAAAGACGCGGTGGCTATTGCTGCCTAGgtatttcataattaaattttcctaCAACGTAGAGACGATGCACAAAGAGaacttgtaaaatataatttaaatgataCCGTTAtgtaataagttttatttatgtattacaTGCAACGCTGCAAGAATCTTCTTGATACAAGAGAACGAAGAAACGGTggttttgtatttaaaatcgTACCAtgcatttgtaaataattcgacacttaatataaaaaaatcttCACGACCGCGTGtgttttcattttaaatgTCCTGATATAGCATTGTGCCTTGATCCCGATCAACCTGTCGAAAAAACTGcacgattttctttttttcattttacctGACCTAAAATATAGTACATAACATAACGCAATTCTATGTATAAGCTTTACTGATCTATTAcgcttttcgtttcttcttcattttttacgttttgtttttatacatataaatcgTGTGTTCGTCAGAAAATTCAGAATTATAAGAGATTAAAATAAGTTGGAACGAggataaatgaaaaaagacaGCGACATCAATTTTGTCAAGGTGTACTGTAGGTGTTATTTCTCGGTGGTTGCGTCTGAATAGTCTGCTGTTGATTTCCCGTCGATTGAGACGAAGTTATGGTAGTTGGAGCAATAACTCGCGCGTAGACTGCTGCACCCGTAGTTTTCAATCCGGCAGGAGTCGGTATCACCTTCAAACCGTGCAACGTTTTGATGTTAAGTAACTGACTCGGTAAAATGATAGGTTGCTGCTGTGTCTGTTGCGATGATTGTTGCTTTCCAAGTACTACGCTTCCACCGCTGCTCACTCCAACTCCTACGTTTTTGTTACCACTTGCTAAAACTATTGGCTTGCCAGCCAACTGAGCTGTCACCATCCGAACGGTTTGTGCTTGCTGTGtctgttgttgttgctgcgTACTGGCTATGATCTTCGACTGACCTGAAGAAGTCTGCGCTTGCGATACTACCTAAACACCACATTGAAAATGTtccataaaaatttaatttagaattaaaattagaaattataaaaatttaaattgagAGTATACCTGATACTGAGTTTGTATGACCTGCTTCCCTTGTCTGTTGAGTTGATTAGCGTGGCCAGTTGTGGTCGCCAACTTCAATCCTTTCTGAGCAAGGAGATTTTCCACCGAGATAAGCTGGCCACTACCAGAACTGGTTAGAACCTTCGCCAATATCTTCTGCTGTTGTTGCTGATGCGGTGACTGTTGAATCTGTACTGCGATTGGTTTCCCTCCTATCTGCGCAATTATGCGTTGCATACCAGATGTTTGTAGCGATTGTTGTTGATTGGTAACAACTCTCTGTTGGatttgttgttgctgttgttgttgctgctaAAGTTACATGAATATATTAAATCGTTAAAGCTATTAAtagttattaaaataaaaaatgatgacCTACTTGAACAATTCGTACCTTTAATTGTTGCTGTTGTATTTGTTGTGATTGATTACTGGATGGCGAtgattgtttaataaatattgtctGACCCTGAAGTCCATGACTCGTAAGAAGCGACTTGATCTGTCCAGAACTGACCAATTTTATTTGAGAAGCTAACAATGTCTTTCCAGGTAGTACATGTTGTTGTTGAGATTGTTGCTGTTTTATATTAGCAGTTTGCAAGATACTTTTTCCCGCTTGATTAGTCACTattgtttgttgttgttgttgtgtTTGTTGcgattgttgttgttgttgttgttgacTTGGTACTTTAGTAGGAGGCAATATAGTGGTTAAATTGGTGGTTACATTTGTTACATTAGAAGCACTGCTGGCTACTACAGGCTGTGCAGAATGTAGCACAGAATGTCCAGATAATCTAATAGTTTGTAGACCAGCGGATGTTGatacttgaatttgatgatgcGGAAAATGCTGCTGATTCGATTGTAGTAAACTTTGAGCACTTGTTTTTACAACAGCGACCGGTTTTCCACCGATGTTCGCTGCCTTCTTCGCTGGAACGTTTGTAGTGATTTGTGGTTTTACGTCACTAGTTGTTACATCCTTTTCTACGGTAATGGTACTAATAGAAGTAGAAGACGTAGGTAGAGACGTAACCGGAACAGTGGTACCTGACATAGAAATTACTGAAGTCGCTGGCGTACTGATTGTTGTCACTACGTTTGTGACCACAGCCGATTGTTCTGTTGTAGCGGAATGATCATTGATATTTTTCTCCTCGGTTTTCTTCTGCTCTTTTctgtaaaaagaaaagcgtACAATCGATATGCTGTTCAAAACATTTTTCACAcgataaaatttgatatttaccTCGAAATAACAGGTTGAGTAGTGGATGTggcctttctttcttttttaggTGTAGTTTCTTTACTGTTATTAGGAGATTGTTCTTTATTAACATTAGCCGGTTTTATGACTGGAGGAAGTGCCTTTCGAGACATACTGCCACCATTCTTCTTATTCTTTGCAACACCTTGTAGTTGTTGATGATACATTTCTAtaagagaagaaaatgtatGACGTCatctatgaaatatataacataagaaTAATACATTTCAATAAGGTACAAACCAAATTCTGATTCTGAACGAGCTCGATGAAGGTATAGCCATTCCTTGCGTCGTGGGTAATATCGTACACAGGGATCTGTTTCGTAGTGCAATCTGTCCAAAGCTCCAGATACGACAGAATGTAAGTATCCTTCCTTATCATCACTTTCTGTCTGTTCCCTAATGTACTGAGAATCTTTTAGTAGCTGACAGATGTCAGCCCGAGTTCCTTCACCATTGGGAAGCCTTGCAGTAGCGTCTCTGACTAAAGCTAAGATAGTCACAAAGTTTGGCCGATCTGCTACCAACAACGAATGTCCACGAGCTTTGGTCAAACCAGAAGCTGTTATacgaattaaatataatataaataataatttctttaattatacacatatatcttttttataaaagattGTATAATCAAACATACCAACATTGTGTTGATAAATGCCTTTCACCGGACCTACGACGGAGGCATAACCGTGCATTCTATATGTAAATGCTTTATGAGGAGCAGCATAACGCATACGTTCCTGCCTCCTAAATTCTTCTCGTTCTTCCACCGTGGATGGTCGAACCTTCCATTCTGTGGGCCACAGAGCACGAGGTGGCTCCCATTCTGCGACAGTATTGATAGATCCACCATCGACACTGATCGATTCTATCGCTGGACTACTATCTCTGCCGCTCGAATTTACATTTCCACTTCCAGAATTACTGTTAACGTTGCTGTTACTAGCTTGAGGCACTTGATTTTGTTGCTTCACAGCTACTGGAGAGCAAGTGGAGATTGCAGACGGTAGACCTAGTGAATCTTTGTGCATTAAGAACTTCGCACATAAGTCCGACAGACGAGAGTCTGAGTCTCGTCCAGCTCCGATCCATGCGTAGACTCCATTTCCCTTGTTTTCTAAATAGGGAACAAGTTCTGATTCTCTTTCTTGTCGGTCACCGATCTCTTGAGAGTAAGTGAGTTCCCCAGCAAGAAATCCTAAAGCCAATGGAACCAACGCTGGCCAAGAGGATGCCAGAGAATACCAATCATTTAATGGTGAAATGGGGTTTCCTTGCCACTGAGTAATAGCATCCCTCATTTCTCCTGTGCTCATTCTGTATTCACCTTTTGAGGTAAATGCATCTCTTAATAGCGAGAAGAAACAAGCATGTGTCTCCTGCATTAATTCTGCCCCATTATTAATGTCGATAGCGTCTTCATTAGATGGAACAGCGATTTCTTTATCTGGTATCGATATAACTCCTTCATCTTCGCACTTCACATCATCCAATATATCAATTCCATCGTCGAGTTGTATTGGAAGCTGCATCATGTCGATGCTATCCAAATCAAGCTCTTTCTTATcgttttcctcttcttcttctgtttctAACGGGGCGTCTTCGTTCACTCCCGTACTTAGTTCCGTTTTTATGTCATCGTACTCCATGTCTTCCAcctctttctttatttctggCGTAACTATCATGGAAGATTTGCTAACCTTCGGTGTAATGGGACTTAACTTCTTTTTGGACATCTGATGCATCTCGTATGCATCTATGGGTTCTGACTTAATTGGCGTTAACATTCTATGATCTATATCCAATGTATTGGAATGTCTGTTTTCATCCGTCGTATGAGAATAATCACTGTTATCACTCTCGTGTTTTATCGAATTAGAATTCGTTAATCTTGGCGTCGGTGGACAAAGTGGAGATTGCTCCAATTTCATACGTTTCTTCGCTGGTGTGATACGTATGGTAGGGCCAACTGATATTTTGTGCTTCTGTCCAATTTGTGCTCTTTGAGTTAAGTCAGCAAGAGCGATACCTTGTGTATTTAATTCCGGATGAACCTAAAAAAATATGATGAACATTAGTACCCTAATATGATTGAATTTCTTATTCACACAActtaatttcttaaaaaattatttcacgtACATCACGCCGAGCTCTTCTCTTTTTATGTTCAAGTAACATTTCGCGATACGTATCCTCGGTCTGTTCGCGAATAAATAGAGACCTATTCGTGGCATATTCCGCTCGTTGCAGCGTGGAGAAAACAGGTCGAATAAACTCATCCACGTGATCTAATTGCAAACCCCGAATGGACAATCCTTGAACTCCAACCAAAGTGcgtctcttcttcttctgcttaGCGCCGGACATTTGATAGTGCGGATAGTTCTCTTCATTCTCGGACGTTGTGTCGGCCGCTAACTTTGCGCTCGCTCCGAGCTCTGTCCTCAGTGCATTCAGTTCCTCCAAATAGCGCAGTTGCGTTTTTTCTTCAACTGTCAGTTCATTGCTTGTTAGTATTGTCCCTCGGAAGTTACTACATACTTCTCTGCCAAACGGCTGGAGTGTGGGGGAAGTATAAACAGCCAGAAAATTTTTTACAATCAATCACAGCAGAAGCTTAACTTACCCATAGCAGGTTTTGGTTTCCTCCATTGGACCTTTGACACCGTGCGTTGCGCTGGTTGACAAAAACCTTGCTTATACGCGTTAGACAGCAAACTTTCTCTAGATTTCAGTAATTGACTGGCTAGTTCATAAGATCTTTTCCGTTCCTCGAATAGTAATCTTCTCTGCTGTGCCTTACGGACTAAGCTACACATTCTTCTAATATCTGGGCGGTAATGACCAGCAGATAGATGACTGTGAAATGCATCCAAAGGTGCTACACCAAAtctgatataaataaatataaaaacaatattataaaaaagatagaTTTCTTTCAAAAAATTACTGGAAATAATTAGTTGCATCTAACCTGTGATTTTCACGTTCGAATAACATACGCaatgttttctctgtttcagCTTCTACATCGCAGTCTTTTGGGAAAGCTGGTAAAAGGTTGCAAAGAGCTTCTCTTTGATTTTCGGTAAGGCATTCGTTCCAAATATAAGGATAATCCAGAAATTCCTTGAAAACAGCTACATGTTCGCAAAGATCTTGTGGTAATTTTATCTTAGTGTTTACAGCAATACATGTTTCCCATTTctagaaacgaaatttttgttaacaaaaatgtatttccataaaatatgaaatttcagaCAGCACCAAAGTATCTGGACTCTCCGCTTTGACAGAGTATTCTGTGTTctcattttcatcttcatcttcttcgCCAGAACTATGACTTTCACTGCCACTTGTGCCATGTTCTTCTCCACTATCATCTCCGCTATCAGTTGAAGTACTACTTCCACTTATACTGCTACTACTACTGTTACTTCTAGATCCATGAGAAGATGCAtcatcttcatcttcttcgGCTCCACTATCACCACCAGCTGAACATTCATCCACCTATAATCACaatatatgtacaaaaataCATAGCAGAATAAACATCAAGAAGAAACCACATAATTTTACTAGTATATTTGGTAGCTTAATCTGAACTAAACAGATCatattattctataaatataaatttatttgatattttaatgatTCTTGCCATTTCTTtctagaaatttcatttccgaTGCTGTCACTTGTAATACATGTTATTTGTATTAGTCATGCATATGTATCTAAAATCAGACTAAGCATCATAAACACTCTGCCGTTTATCTTTAGTTTGCATTTTATATGGTACTTGGTAGAATAAACGATTATTTGGAAAACGAATGAAACAATATAGCATGTAAAACTTTTTTGATTGACAATGATCTATCAAACATATTAGTAAAGTTATTCATTAAAGTTCTCCCAAGACATCCTGTGtcctttataaaattaaatgatttTCAAAGACAATTATGAAAAATCTAATTTATCGCGCTACATTCTATGTCACAATGAATacacaaaaattaaaaaatacaatatgaacgtgattattatttaatcaaagataAGAAAACAATCACCATATAATAGCAAATAACACGTCAGGAGAACATGCGTGTATTCgacgattaattatttaatttactaATTATCTAATTAGAAGAACTGAAATAACGAATATACCAGGAACAACAATGaatgttttctttttcagGAGTAACATGACACAGGGTATGTACATTGCGTTTCCAGAGGATACAGTGTTATCGATCATACGGacataaatttcgaaataattaatcgtaaCCAACCTCCATTCTTTTCAGTTTCTGCGCTTGCTCTCCTCTTGTCTTCCAAGTTCTGCAGTTCCTACGAAAATAGCAAATCCTCGCGGCTAACGATAATTCACGAAACAGAAATAACGAACCGAGGATAAATCTGTCAACGTTGTTACGATACGAGAAATCCTTCGAACGAGTGAATATTAAGTAATTTCGCTATTCACCGTTTGACCTGTCACAGCTACTGCACTCCTACTCTTCCAACAAATTTTAGTCATGGCGTGGAATACAGCGAACAGAACCACGGTGTTTGTATATTGAAAGATCTCGAGCGCGCACCTTCTTCACCGGTTTAGAACTGTACCCATTCGATGGTAGAGATTTTAAGACTGATCCGAAAGCAATTAACTcttacaaataataataaaaggaccaagaaaaagagagattataaatcttttttattaaatcaattacaaatatttattatatttcttctacgttaaatataaaattgagtATTCGAAGTGAAACAAAAGCACTTCTAGGGACATTTGTTCATTACGTATGATTAGTTGGCAGCAACGCAGGAGGACgaaatttaattcaaatttaataaCGATCGAATAAcaattagaattttatttcacggAAATGGAAAGATAAATgttcattttttattgtattgctttttattagggaaaatattgttttaacaAATGAAGTATAGAAGTATGAACGGCCAAATATATTAATGAACTAGAACGTCACCTGCATAAAATTTCAGAAACTGTTATTTGAGCGGCTTATGTACCGTAACAAGGCTATGCCAAATGAAGAATGTAATGAATGTTATTATACAGGTATTGCAACTACCAATATCgaagataaataatttatactatcattttttaatgatataATCTATCACGAAAGCTACATCGAAATTAAACTTGTACTGTAATTTGTAATACTATATACGTACTATATTTCTTAATAGTTCGTAAAActctttttataatatatctttATGTACCTAAACGTGTTAATGATATTGATCATACAGTTAACAATGACTTATTAAGATTATGCAGTTATGTCTTATCTTCGCGTTTAATCCTAGCTTAATTTAGAACTACATAAAACTATAAgttatatagaaataataagaacttttttacatatatacCTTCACAGAATCTGACGAATCGTTTCATATGCAAGAACACTGGTTAACGAAAACCTAGTTTTATGATATATGTAGTAACTGCAAAATACTTTTAAGAAGGAACGTTTTGATTAGCATTTTGTACTACTCCGGTGCAAGTTGTTTCCGCTGGTACAGATAAAACTGGTGCATACTGCATATAATGTGGTTGACCAGCAACAGCATACCAGTGTTCAGGTATATTTTGTGGAGGTATATTATATGGGGTTGGCGGAGGGCATAAGTACGGCGGGCATAGGCCAGAATAAGCTTGTGCGTAATCTATTCCAGGACACAGATGCGGCGAGAACGGCTGCACATTGTTGTTGTCATGTATATCAGAATGTGATAAGCACGGGATTGGTATAAAACTTGGATTAAGGGAATAGTAAGGATTTGCGAATGCTTCCGCTTCATTGCCATAATACGGCAGTCCGGAATACATGCCTTGTTGCATGTAAGACGCTTGATAAGTATTCATTGCATTTGCAGGAGTGTGTAGCTGCTGATGTATTGATTGTGAAGGTTGAACATTCATACTATCTTCTTTTGCATCTCTATCCAATTTGGAAAGTTTAGAGTTTGATCCGTTGCTTGAATACTGATTAGAAAAATGCGAAGCAGATCGATGTCGATCTATATAAAAGAcaagtatttattaaaattgtgcATACGGATATAATTATTCAAACTGTCTATTACTTACTCtctgaatttttcttatatcgTGGACCTAATCCATTTCTATTTAAACGAGAAGATTCCTTATTTGCatattctaatttattatCGCGAGACGAATACGATGTTTCTTTCCcatcatttcctctttgaACTTCAGTCTTCTGAATCTGTGTATTTTTGATATCATTTACGTAtctattttcgttttcttGGTACAGTGATTGAGTGCCAATTTCTTTCTGATCATTGTTAGGCTCTTTCTTTTGTTGCGTAAGTGTACAATCTTGGATCATATTCGtgatatttgtaatttcttcttcattCGGAGATGCACCTTTTCAATTGacaaatgaataaatataaggttaatataataagtaagattaatataatataaaaaatatagagatAACATACCTTGATACCACTGTCCAAAATCAGGCGACTGTACATTTGTTAAATAATTCCAATTAGCACCACCACGAAAATACTACAAAAtagtttgaaataaataaatatatagctGCGAATTAGTTTGTAACAATTGATCCTTACCTCTAATcctaaattgtaaaaaaatctCAATGTGAATGGATCTACAGGAATGCAAAAAAGgttatttatgaaattcatTATCAAGttatgtatataaaagtaaTTTGCACAATTACCTGATAGCGGCAAATCACTACCATTTACATCAATACTTTTTTGTACAGAACAATTAATAGAACGTAGCATATGATCTATTTGAGCATTAGAATCtcctgaaatattaaaaaaaaacataaacAATTCACGACATAGAAATAACAATGATAATTTAAGTAAGTTTTGTCTTTAATTACATACCAGCATATGGTGTGTAATATATATCTTTCTGCATCTTTTGTTTAGAATACGAGTTAAAACTgacattattatcattattcgTTGCACTATCAGATTTTGAATTTCttatacaattattttcgGAGTTTTTATGCGAGAATGAATCTTTTTCTTTACgttctttattattttcttgcCTTCCGATATCTATTGTAGAAGACTGAGTGTTATCCAGAACCATTTTTGTAGGAAACATTTCAACAGAAttctataaaagaaaatattttgctaTAATAATTTACACGCATTTggattttacaataattaaacaattttttatagcTTACATCAATTGAGTAATTAGCACACTTATCCATTGAATAATTCTCATATTCTTGATGATCCACTTTTCTACAATAAAATAGAGACTTGTAATacagaagaaaaagatagatttattaaataattatcatGATAAGATACTTACAATGATCCTTCCTTCCACTGAAAATTATTCTCATTAATATCACTGAcaatattatcattattttcatttttatcaatattatttgataaaatgtTCATATTAGAGTCTTTAGTTTTACGCGATGATGCACTGCATGCTTTTCTCCATTTTTGATCTATTACAATacagaataaatatttacaaaaaatataaaaatttgtttctaaTACGTTTAATTCATTTCTAAGTACTAACTTGAATCTAAGAGTAGATTCTTTTTGCAAACTGGTAGCCAATTGGCctgtttatttttctttaggGGTAATGGTTTAAGAGCTGAATATGGCACAATCCTTTTTTCTCCTAACTCTTCAATAAAGACTAATACAGGTCCCTGACTTTTACCCATTTCTTGAATATGTCCATAGTAAAATATGGGATCACTGCTTTtcttttgcaatatttttgtatcattATCATTAACATCCTTTCCAAGAGAAGACACATAAATGCTATTATTATTGGTTTTGTCAAAATCTTCCTCATTAAAGTCCACTTGTACCAAACATTTGCCACCAATTTGGAGTTCATGACTATTGTGCCTAGTCCATCCTGCATTTTTCACTTCTAAAATacgatttattttcttcttttaatgaaattatgatATTTTTAGTACAAATCAATTTTTGTTACCTCTTCTAATTTCATGCCATATATCAAAGTCAGTATTACGATAGATATTGGGATCAAGAGCTTTAGCAATTCTATAAGGAAAAGgtggtatattttttattatggcCCGTGCATCATCAACCTCATCAGTTCCATtgtcaattttattatatatctcTGCAGCTAATTggctaaacataaataaattgaatctACAATAACATTTTGAACCATGTATTAATgacataattattatttgacTTACTCTCGGATCTCTAGATTGCCTTTAAGGAAAAACTTATCATGTCTAAATGTAGCTGTTCTATCATGTAACATTTTATGAACAGTACCCTCTATATTGGCCATTTGAAAAACATCTTTATATAACACTTGATAGACAATAGctacaaataatttataaaatgtttataatttatatttatattataaataaaaaaatattaaaaatctaaTAGAACACATACATTGACAAAAAGCAGCGTTTGCAACAAAATCCTTTGTATAAATACTTTCATACTGTTTTTGTGGTGTATGgcataaatatattatatcctTAAAACCATTATTTGTAACATTATGATTCGCTTGCTTTTGACTACTAAATATAATGAATTCTCTTTTATAAAGTAATGACATAGCTTGGATTTCAGTCATGCCACCCCATTCCGTAAAACATATCATTTGTTCTAAATAATCTTCAAATGGAATCGATATACCCTACAAAAGAATACGTATTAACTAAAATGTTTATATAGatattaattaagaattaacCAAATACAGCATATCCACCTccgaaaataaatgttttgtTTTTCTCATGAACTCCACACATTCTTTTCTTACTCTTATATGATAGTGTTGTGTCAAGTAAACTTGTTCGCTAACTGCTCTGAACAAGCAAGTTGGATCTCTAGGTGCATGTTTCCTGAAATATCCTTCATTTTGTAACCATTCATCAATAGGTTCTTGCGTACGTTTCAATGGTTTTCTAGGAGATATTTCCATCTTATATCActaaaagaaataatgaaactgtttttcttttttattaaaaatacgaattacGCGTATTTTCGTTAAACATAACAAAGTAATAATCGTAAGTGGCCGTCTAAATATTGCGAAATtctaaagattttttttttatcaactCATGATAATAACTTCCATTATTGGGAAAGTACGAAAAGATGTTTTTGTCTATCGTTAATCATGAATACTTACTGTGGAAATAAAAGACAAAAAGTTAGTTGTAAACAGAATTGTACCTGTTTGaagagaaataattaataggTCGAGGAATTTCTTCGATTCGAGATTATCGAGCCAcacaaaaattttttaaatcgtaCAACGTAACTGTTACTTTGCAATTATCGTCGTAGCATGGCTAACAAAGGACTAGCAACAGGTTCTCTTCATTAGCTTCCTATTAAGATAGATTTCTCTAAGACTATTGGACGAAAAGATCTTTTCAACCAATCATAATCTTTCATTTGGCACTTTTGGTTGTGTTTATATTTCCAAAGGACCTTTAGTGAACACATTTCCTTTGTTTGTATTTTCGCGCGACGGTTCGAAAGGAGTATTTTCCAAGatacattatataaataatattacattactcttttatatataaatttaattaatactaaactcgataaaaaaaacTTCAAAAGAGgttcaaatattacaaaacacctTCTTAcaaattacttttttattcGTCATAATTTTCATCGGAATGACAATGCGATGTGtacgaaatattaaaaaagtacAA from Bombus huntii isolate Logan2020A chromosome 3, iyBomHunt1.1, whole genome shotgun sequence encodes:
- the LOC126863448 gene encoding nuclear factor related to kappa-B-binding protein isoform X1, which encodes MEVDECSAGGDSGAEEDEDDASSHGSRSNSSSSSISGSSTSTDSGDDSGEEHGTSGSESHSSGEEDEDENENTEYSVKAESPDTLKWETCIAVNTKIKLPQDLCEHVAVFKEFLDYPYIWNECLTENQREALCNLLPAFPKDCDVEAETEKTLRMLFERENHRFGVAPLDAFHSHLSAGHYRPDIRRMCSLVRKAQQRRLLFEERKRSYELASQLLKSRESLLSNAYKQGFCQPAQRTVSKVQWRKPKPAMVEEKTQLRYLEELNALRTELGASAKLAADTTSENEENYPHYQMSGAKQKKKRRTLVGVQGLSIRGLQLDHVDEFIRPVFSTLQRAEYATNRSLFIREQTEDTYREMLLEHKKRRARRDVHPELNTQGIALADLTQRAQIGQKHKISVGPTIRITPAKKRMKLEQSPLCPPTPRLTNSNSIKHESDNSDYSHTTDENRHSNTLDIDHRMLTPIKSEPIDAYEMHQMSKKKLSPITPKVSKSSMIVTPEIKKEVEDMEYDDIKTELSTGVNEDAPLETEEEEENDKKELDLDSIDMMQLPIQLDDGIDILDDVKCEDEGVISIPDKEIAVPSNEDAIDINNGAELMQETHACFFSLLRDAFTSKGEYRMSTGEMRDAITQWQGNPISPLNDWYSLASSWPALVPLALGFLAGELTYSQEIGDRQERESELVPYLENKGNGVYAWIGAGRDSDSRLSDLCAKFLMHKDSLGLPSAISTCSPVAVKQQNQVPQASNSNVNSNSGSGNVNSSGRDSSPAIESISVDGGSINTVAEWEPPRALWPTEWKVRPSTVEEREEFRRQERMRYAAPHKAFTYRMHGYASVVGPVKGIYQHNVASGLTKARGHSLLVADRPNFVTILALVRDATARLPNGEGTRADICQLLKDSQYIREQTESDDKEGYLHSVVSGALDRLHYETDPCVRYYPRRKEWLYLHRARSESEFEMYHQQLQGVAKNKKNGGSMSRKALPPVIKPANVNKEQSPNNSKETTPKKERKATSTTQPVISRKEQKKTEEKNINDHSATTEQSAVVTNVVTTISTPATSVISMSGTTVPVTSLPTSSTSISTITVEKDVTTSDVKPQITTNVPAKKAANIGGKPVAVVKTSAQSLLQSNQQHFPHHQIQVSTSAGLQTIRLSGHSVLHSAQPVVASSASNVTNVTTNLTTILPPTKVPSQQQQQQQSQQTQQQQQTIVTNQAGKSILQTANIKQQQSQQQHVLPGKTLLASQIKLVSSGQIKSLLTSHGLQGQTIFIKQSSPSSNQSQQIQQQQLKQQQQQQQQIQQRVVTNQQQSLQTSGMQRIIAQIGGKPIAVQIQQSPHQQQQQKILAKVLTSSGSGQLISVENLLAQKGLKLATTTGHANQLNRQGKQVIQTQYQVVSQAQTSSGQSKIIASTQQQQQTQQAQTVRMVTAQLAGKPIVLASGNKNVGVGVSSGGSVVLGKQQSSQQTQQQPIILPSQLLNIKTLHGLKVIPTPAGLKTTGAAVYARVIAPTTITSSQSTGNQQQTIQTQPPRNNTYSTP